The Helianthus annuus cultivar XRQ/B chromosome 16, HanXRQr2.0-SUNRISE, whole genome shotgun sequence genome includes a window with the following:
- the LOC110917292 gene encoding B3 domain-containing protein Os01g0234100 — protein sequence MEIQQQVLQIKAPKPKRRVKIDENCDPLSKSAAFLRASKVQASLPPELPSFVKPMSPSHVSASFCLGLPKKFCDAHMPKQDETIVLVDEDGKEFNTKFLVEKTGLSSGWRAFSIGHKLREGDALVFQLIDSWKFKVYIVRVHSLNATVTVSRNQIEFGLRNSEIAEDMDIDSHQQNVQDKALVVLDQSGDGYADSDVLDGLRFSQSVLDFNDIQNIDDFSIVVDDLVVDSEIPKHFRIKYYELCHSQKSYLHENLLKGFNVKLAVGIILETVTIADAIKACKVDIARDDLATWDKTLKAFEDLGMKVGFLRARLCKLVGLLFELNELLEAKKNEQVKAEEEMRRVREVIKNLDVEIESLELKGKNLELAFCTEANAPW from the exons ATGGAGATTCAGCAACAGGTTTTGCAAATCAAAGCCCCGAAGCCTAAGCGAAGGGTGAAAATA gatgagaATTGTGATCCTCTATCCAAATCCGCTGCTTTTCTTCGAGCGTCAAAGGTTCAAGCAAGCCTTCCACCCGAGTTACCGAGTTTCGTGAAGCCTATGAGCCCTTCACATGTTTCTGCTAGCTTTTGTCTG GGACTTCCCAAGAAATTCTGTGACGCACATATGCCGAAACAGGATGAAACAATTGTTTTGGTGGATGAAGACGGCAAAGAATTCAACACAAAGTTTCTCGTCGAGAAAACTGGATTGAGTAGTGGGTGGAGAGCGTTTTCGATTGGTCACAAATTGCGTGAGGGAGATGCTCTAGTTTTTCAGCTGATTGACAGTTGGAAATTTAAA GTCTACATAGTCAGGGTACACAGTCTAAATGCAACTGTAACGGTTTCAAGAAATCAAATCGAATTTGGCTTGAGGAACTCTGAGATAGCTGAAGATATGGATATAGATTCGCATCAACAAAATGTTCAAGATAAAGCGTTGGTAGTGTTGGATCAATCTGGAGACGGGTATGCAGATTCAGACGTTTTAGACGGACTCAGATTCTCACAATCCGTACTTGACTTCAACGATATCCAGAATATCGATGATTTCAGTATCGTTGTGGATGATTTAGTCGTAGATTCTGAAATACCAAAGCATTTTCGAATCAAATACTATGAGTTATGTCATAGTCAAAAGTCATACCTTCATGAAAACCTCTTAAAAGGTTTTAATGTTAAACTAGCGGTTGGGATCATTCTTGAAACCGTTACAATTGCTGATGCAATAAAAGCTTGTAAAGTCGATATTGCTCGTGATGATCTTGCCACGTGGGATAAAACCCTCAAGGCATTTGAAGATCTGGGTATGAAAGTCGGGTTTTTAAGGGCCCGGTTATGTAAGCTTGTCGGGCTTTTGTTTGAATTGAACGAGCTTTTGGAAGCAAAAAAGAATGAACAAGTGAAAGCAGAGGAGGAGATGAGAAGGGTTAGAGAAGTGATCAAGAATCTTGATGTTGAGATTGAATCTTTGGAGCTAAAAGGCAAGAATCTTGAATTAGCCTTTTGTACAGAGGCTAATGCACCTTGGTGA
- the LOC110918560 gene encoding uncharacterized protein LOC110918560: MLSSSCSSGSGGTVYWSRNEQHTKPTSNFKGIVVIFTWGSVQLKDYVNLYSSCGWNSLVVVSDFLNPFFPERATSLAFSVLNELLEELRARPCPLVFAAFSGGSQACMYKVLQIIERTCEAHLNLDDSRLIMTCISGQMYDSGPVNVTSDLGARFALQSSILNVPGSSKLASMVAKGVTSGLDALFLTRFGSHRSEYWQTLYSSVGLGAPFLILCSENDDLAPYPVICSFAQQVQGLGGHVRLIGWKDSPHVGHYKHNPIQYRAAVTEFLDHSVSIFSQKLQKLGERNGMEGMHDKICELICDLQKAAVDSNQSLRRVATGPNDHFFLPSSAEYQTTKESGSLQDEQRTTVHLSSPPGLNPHSVLGQVLFDVCVPKNIEGWDIKFENRKAFATAGKQSSYLKRMRRSRL, encoded by the exons ATGTTGAGCAGCAGCTGCAGCAGCGGCTCTGGGGGAACCGTTTACTGGTCCCGAAACGAACAACACACGAAACCCACTTCGAATTTCAAAGGAATTGTTGTGATTTTCACTTGGGGTTCCGTTCAATTGAAGGATTATGTTAATCTTTATTCGTCTTGTGGGTGGAATTCTCTCGTTGTTGTTTCCGATTTTCTCAATCC ATTTTTTCCAGAGAGAGCCACATCGCTTGCATTTTCCGTTCTCAATGAGCTTTTAGAG GAATTGAGGGCTAGACCATGTCCGTTAGTTTTTGCAGCCTTTTCGGGTGGTTCACAAGCCTGTATGTATAAGGTTCTTCAG ATCATTGAAAGGACATGTGAAGCACATCTTAATCTG GATGATAGTCGTTTGATCATGACCTGCATCTCTGGTCAAATGTATGACTCGGGTCCGGTCAATGTAACAAGTGATTTGGGTGCGCGGTTTGCCCTACAATCTTCAATTCTCAACGTACCCGGTTCGTCAAAGTTGGCATCAATGGTTGCAAAAGGTGTTACTTCTGGTCTTGATGCTCTTTTCCTTACAAGATTTGGATCTCACCGCTCTGAATATTGGCAAACGTTGTACTCGTCTGTT GGTTTGGGTGCCCCATTTCTCATACTGTGTTCGGAAAACGACGACCTTGCCCCTTATCCAGTTATTTGCTCATTTGCTCAACAAGTACAGGGATTAGGAGGACATGTTCGACTAATTGGATGGAAGGACTCTCCTCACGTAG GTCACTACAAGCACAACCCCATCCAATACAGAGCAGCAGTAACCGAATTTCTCGACCACTCAGTTTCAATATTCAGCCAAAAACTTCAAAAACTCGGTGAAAGAAACGGCATGGAGGGCATGCACGATAAGATATGTGAATTAATTTGCGACCTCCAAAAAGCCGCAGTTGATTCAAACCAAAGCCTTAGAAGAGTAGCGACTGGGCCAAACGATCACTTCTTCTTACCAAGTTCAGCCGAGTATCAAACCACTAAAGAATCTGGTTCATTACAAGATGAACAAAGAACAACGGTCCATTTATCAAGTCCACCGGGCCTGAACCCACACAGTGTTCTTGGTCAAGTGCTGTTTGATGTGTGTGTTCCTAAAAACATCGAAGGTTGGGATATTAAGTTTGAAAATAGAAAGGCGTTTGCAACCGCAGGTAAACAGTCATCGTATTTAAAACGCATGAGACGATCAAGATTATGA
- the LOC110916313 gene encoding uncharacterized protein LOC110916313, whose amino-acid sequence MTMQTKINTFNGLYHQADRLRPSGSDDAYVMKQALKDYKSKEKIEFAHVAAWEVVRTNQKWSPVPLLNEESSGSGLKRKSSDSGNYTRGSPNVEISSGFDIPDINEDPSPPPPRRQTRKEKKDKGPSSKNEDPRDITHKFEEYKAMKKEIMEIKRVREEKYLTLADEQREALRQTMFDKDLETYNRPTDNVHPKMLEITLARKREIAKKYGWPCDF is encoded by the exons ATGACGATGCAAACAAAAATTAACACATTCAACGGTCTATATCATCAAGCG GATCGTTTACGTCCTAGCGGGAGTGACGATGCTTATGTAATGAAACAAGCGTTAAAGGATTATAAAAGCAAAGAAAAAATTGAGTTCGCTCATGTTGCGGCTTGGGAGGTTGTTAGAACAAATCAAAAGTGGTCGCCGGTACCTTTGTTGAATGAAGAAAGCTCCGGTTCGGGTCTAAAAAGAAAGTCTTCGGATTCGGGAAATTATACACGAGGATCACCGAATGTCGAAATCTCGAGCGGATTCGATATTCCCGACATAAACGAGGatccttcaccaccaccaccaagacGACAAACGAGAAAGGAGAAAAAGGACAAAGGGCCGTCTTCAAAAAACGAAGATCCAAGAGATATAACACACAAATTCGAAGAGTACAAGGCCATGAAAAAAGAGATAATGGAAATTAAACGTGTACGAGAAGAAAAATATTTGACCTTGGCGGATGAGCAACGAGAGGCGTTGCGACAAACAATGTTCGACAAGGACTTGGAGACGTATAATCGGCCTACCGACAATGTTCACCCGAAGATGTTGGAAATCACACTCGCTAGAAAACGTGAGATCGCAAAAAAATATGGATGGCCTtgtgatttttag